In Shewanella sp. MR-4, the genomic stretch CTTTAACTTCCTTGATAAATCCCTTTCTCACCGAATCCCTTCTCACAGAATCCCTTCTCACAGAATCTCCCTTCTCACAGAATCCCTTCTCACAGAATCCCTTCTCACAGAATCCCTTCTCACAGAATCCCTTCCTCTCTCTACAGACTACAAAACCTCTAATAATCCGTTTAATTTCGCATTGTTTAGAACGTTACAAAACAAAATGGCACAAAAAGACATCCTGTACACCCTGTACCTGCAAAGACATATTTTGCCATCTGCAAAAAGGCCAGACTTAGCACTCACAAAAAAAGCGCGCGTCAGATGCTAACTCTCGAACATCGAGTGCCGCTAGAATGAATTCGTCTAGGGACTATAAAATAAAGGAAAAGCATTATGATTAATTGTACTTGTGATCTTTTAAACATACTAATGCAAAGTTACAATATCAACTTTACTAATAAAATTAGTTATAGATTATGTTTGGTTAACAAAAAACATAGTGAATCACCTATAAAAGGAAATATTTATACTATTTTGATCAATGATTCAAATTTTGACTCATCGGCAAAGAACCATATTGTCAATCAAAGATTATTATTAACAAACACTCCTAGAGAAATTTTTAATATAATCCGAAAAAACAAAATAAAACTTGAGAAGTTAGAATGCAGATTTCTATTCCTACCATTTGAGCGTAGTTATTTGTGCGATATGCATCTGCTAATAGAACTACTTGACTTACAGGTCTGTCTTTCGAAGTCAAACATAGGGCTAGTAATTGAAATAAATCACCGTTCCCATTATGGCTGTACAGATTGCCCAAATGCCAATTTAGGATTGAAATATATTGATAAAAAAATAGACATTATATACACAAAAAAATCAAATGAAGATTTTTTCACTAAATCACCTTGAATATGACTAATCAGCCAATGATCAAGACTTATATTTTTATGATTGTATATAGGTAAATGTATAAATCATATAGTTCACTAATTAAAACCCATAGAGACTTAGAGGATGTTCATGAGAAAAACTGTAAATTTTAAATGGATTATTCCTATAATTTTGTGGGGTGCACAAAATCAATCTGTTTATGCATTTTATTGCTCTTTCAGTTCGACCACAACAACAATTAAATTGAGTGATGTAGCAAACATCGGTGATGAAATCGTTCTTTATAACTTAGCAGGGCAAACTTGCAGTGGTTGGGGAAGCCCTAACTATCTAGATGCACTTAGAGTTTATAGTTTCACTGAATACAATATTTTGCAAGGTTCTGGACTTTCAGTGTTCTATGTCGATAATGGCTATTACTACAAATACCCAGAAGTTATTAATCGCTGTGTTTGGCCTTGGAGTGGAAGTACATGTCCTTACTCTACCTTTACGGATGGTACCTACCCTGTCAGAGGACGGCTAGTGCTCAGACGGACGGGCACCACCGCATCCAACGTAACTATTCCTGCAAACTCAAAATTAGCCGAAATTGGGTTTCAGCAAAGAGGATATTCCAGCTCAGGACCAGCATGGAGTAGTAACGTTTATAAAATATCCGTCTCAAATAGTGACGCATTATCTT encodes the following:
- a CDS encoding fimbrial protein, with amino-acid sequence MRKTVNFKWIIPIILWGAQNQSVYAFYCSFSSTTTTIKLSDVANIGDEIVLYNLAGQTCSGWGSPNYLDALRVYSFTEYNILQGSGLSVFYVDNGYYYKYPEVINRCVWPWSGSTCPYSTFTDGTYPVRGRLVLRRTGTTASNVTIPANSKLAEIGFQQRGYSSSGPAWSSNVYKISVSNSDALSFPTCDVDIGSQNQTIAFSPVSSNQFSGIGTTAESELFSIKLNCKAGVSVYATVTDSNQLGSAGPNLSLDPSSSAAGVGIQVLYNGAPLGFGVANQFYVAGNASTPEVSHIVPFEARYVQTQLKIIPGSVSAKAIISFEYL